The proteins below are encoded in one region of Segatella copri:
- a CDS encoding HAD family hydrolase, translating to MKYIIFDFDGTIGDSQSLIVKTLQDTMRARKLEVKSEEACAKTIGLRLDEAFVSLFGMSAEEGMECAATYREIFLENKMTMIVQPFPHVIETLRELHRCGFVLGMASSRNHCSLDGYVHQMQLEDIFSSIVAGDDVEHAKPAPDMVFKALKEMKGTADETLVVGDMNFDVDMAHHAGCKACAVTYGNGNRQQLASAEWIIDDFAELLEIVKE from the coding sequence ATGAAGTATATAATTTTTGATTTTGATGGAACCATCGGCGATTCGCAGAGTCTCATAGTGAAGACTCTGCAGGATACGATGCGTGCAAGAAAGCTGGAAGTGAAATCGGAGGAGGCTTGTGCCAAGACCATCGGTCTTCGATTGGATGAGGCCTTCGTTTCGCTCTTCGGAATGAGTGCTGAGGAGGGAATGGAATGCGCAGCAACCTATCGCGAAATCTTCCTGGAGAACAAGATGACGATGATCGTGCAGCCCTTTCCTCACGTAATAGAAACCCTGAGAGAGTTGCATCGCTGTGGGTTTGTATTGGGTATGGCCAGCAGTCGAAACCATTGCTCGCTGGATGGATACGTACATCAGATGCAGCTGGAGGATATATTCTCTTCCATTGTTGCAGGCGATGATGTGGAGCATGCGAAGCCGGCACCCGATATGGTCTTCAAGGCATTGAAGGAGATGAAGGGAACGGCAGATGAAACCCTCGTGGTGGGCGATATGAACTTCGATGTAGATATGGCGCATCATGCCGGCTGCAAGGCCTGTGCCGTGACTTATGGCAACGGAAACCGCCAGCAGCTCGCCTCTGCCGAATGGATCATCGATGATTTCGCAGAACTCCTGGAAATCGTAAAAGAATAA
- a CDS encoding glycerate kinase, which yields MDRKNDGLRLMDGAGYKKIIIACDSYKGCLSSREVNEAIASGVKEWNADAASSEIITLEMSDGGEGMLDAFLSAMKGERVRIHAHDALMRWIEAEYGIVDDTAIIEIAQTAGLALIEPEQRNPMKATSWGVGEMIMNAYRRGVRRFIVGLGGSATSDCGIGMLKAMGDDWKKIRQECSFVLASDVTNPLCGENGAAHVFAPQKGADAKMVQMLDDRARKFAEVSAKHFGYDRSEAPGAGAAGGLGYAFLQYFNAEARPGAELLLEKIEVDVLIQDADFVITGEGHSDRQTLMGKLPQRILEHVTNQKIWLVSGGVSDRKAMLDAGFDRVVQVTPEEMPLVEAMKPEVARNNIIKAIREQFAL from the coding sequence ATGGATAGGAAAAATGATGGCCTCAGACTGATGGATGGGGCTGGATATAAGAAGATAATAATTGCTTGCGACTCTTATAAGGGTTGCCTTTCGAGCAGAGAGGTAAATGAGGCGATTGCTTCGGGAGTGAAGGAATGGAATGCGGATGCTGCTTCTTCCGAAATTATTACCCTGGAAATGAGTGATGGTGGAGAGGGAATGCTCGATGCTTTTCTTTCGGCGATGAAGGGAGAGCGAGTGAGGATTCATGCCCATGATGCGCTGATGAGATGGATTGAGGCGGAATACGGAATCGTGGATGATACGGCGATTATCGAGATTGCGCAGACCGCCGGACTGGCTCTGATTGAGCCTGAACAGCGCAACCCGATGAAGGCTACTTCCTGGGGCGTGGGCGAGATGATTATGAATGCTTATCGCCGGGGCGTGCGACGTTTCATCGTGGGCTTGGGTGGCAGCGCCACATCCGATTGCGGCATTGGAATGCTCAAGGCGATGGGCGACGACTGGAAGAAAATCCGCCAGGAATGCAGTTTTGTGTTGGCTTCGGATGTTACCAACCCGCTTTGCGGCGAAAATGGGGCGGCTCATGTTTTTGCCCCTCAGAAGGGAGCTGATGCTAAGATGGTGCAGATGTTGGATGATAGGGCGAGGAAGTTTGCCGAGGTAAGTGCCAAGCATTTCGGATATGATAGAAGTGAGGCTCCTGGGGCTGGTGCGGCCGGAGGACTGGGTTATGCTTTCCTGCAATATTTCAATGCAGAGGCTCGTCCAGGGGCTGAACTGCTTTTAGAGAAAATAGAGGTTGATGTGCTCATTCAGGATGCTGATTTCGTGATTACGGGCGAAGGTCATAGCGACCGTCAGACCTTGATGGGGAAGTTGCCGCAAAGAATTCTGGAGCATGTTACCAATCAGAAAATCTGGCTAGTATCGGGCGGAGTTAGCGATAGAAAGGCTATGCTGGATGCAGGATTTGATAGAGTTGTTCAGGTTACTCCTGAAGAAATGCCATTGGTTGAGGCGATGAAGCCAGAAGTGGCTCGTAATAACATAATAAAGGCAATTCGTGAGCAATTTGCTTTGTAG
- a CDS encoding response regulator transcription factor — protein MNKIKVLLVEDETSLAMILSDTLEAQGFEMRTAHDGEEGLRMFDDQKPDVLVADVMMPKMDGFEMVRRIRKTDSRTPVLFLTARSAVNDVVEGFELGGNDYLKKPFAIQELIVRIKSLCHRASAGNISSEEQEGGNVSPDNPDAADQWLSIGRYRLNVTSQILQLDGKDTELSHRESEILRMLVESKNNVVESKDILLQLWGDDSFFNSRSLHVFITKLRHKLSADENIRIINVRGIGYKMIC, from the coding sequence ATGAATAAGATAAAAGTATTACTGGTAGAAGACGAAACATCCTTGGCGATGATTCTGAGCGACACCTTGGAGGCGCAGGGCTTCGAGATGCGCACTGCGCATGATGGCGAAGAGGGGCTTCGTATGTTTGATGACCAGAAGCCTGATGTGCTGGTTGCGGATGTGATGATGCCCAAAATGGATGGTTTCGAGATGGTGCGCCGTATCCGCAAGACAGATTCCCGTACTCCTGTGCTTTTCCTCACGGCTCGTTCGGCGGTGAATGATGTGGTAGAGGGATTTGAATTGGGTGGCAATGATTATCTGAAGAAGCCGTTTGCCATCCAGGAGCTCATCGTCCGTATTAAGTCGCTTTGTCATCGGGCTTCTGCAGGAAATATTTCTTCTGAAGAACAGGAAGGGGGGAATGTTTCTCCTGATAATCCGGATGCTGCTGATCAATGGCTCTCCATCGGTCGTTATCGCCTGAATGTTACCAGTCAGATTCTGCAGTTGGATGGTAAAGATACAGAACTGTCACATCGTGAATCAGAAATCCTTCGCATGCTTGTGGAGAGCAAGAACAATGTGGTAGAGAGCAAGGATATTCTCCTGCAACTCTGGGGCGATGACAGCTTCTTCAATTCCCGCAGTCTCCATGTTTTCATCACCAAGCTCCGCCACAAGTTATCTGCCGATGAAAATATCAGAATCATCAATGTGAGGGGAATTGGGTATAAAATGATTTGCTAG
- a CDS encoding sensor histidine kinase KdpD, with amino-acid sequence MKLHLKYIVTLVITALVCIFAYQTYWLVGLYQSQEKEVEAKIKGGMEYAHFMEMKKRIERLRNDDKGPHRQLTGTVAFSMDEDDDIDQKVKVKKVRGGKIVQSVQTTFTKQEKRREDDKDQELMMMMSGKLATMVQQALFGKLNEIAKPDINDYDSAWVAKMLSDSLLVGDDIHPLPHQIQLFAEKKVLAKVTTKGYVPSANAKQYQYVVCNEGEANEEKYVLTLEPLTMTVLSQMAGILATSLFIMLILAFVFWFLIHTMLKQKTLDEMKSDFTNNITHELKTPIAVAYAATDSLLNYGMLQHPDKARKYLTIAQKQLKTLSGLVEQILSMSMERRKSMLLNIVEVPMKEVIEPLISQHQLKVKSEERTDKKVNISLSVKPENLMVHADRMHFSNIVSNLIDNAIKYSEDSVNIEIKAFQKAEDEVLVSVSDNGIGIDHDKLPYIFDKFYRVTDGNKYTVKGYGLGLFYVKSLMEKMGGSVSVESDPGKGSCFTLHFLKGKKVKGT; translated from the coding sequence ATGAAGTTACATCTTAAATACATAGTTACGCTCGTCATCACGGCTCTGGTCTGCATCTTCGCATATCAGACCTATTGGCTCGTGGGGCTTTATCAGTCTCAGGAAAAGGAGGTTGAAGCGAAAATTAAGGGTGGAATGGAGTACGCTCACTTCATGGAGATGAAGAAGCGAATCGAACGATTGCGCAATGATGATAAAGGGCCTCATAGACAACTGACGGGTACTGTTGCTTTTTCTATGGATGAAGACGATGATATTGATCAAAAGGTAAAGGTGAAAAAGGTTCGTGGAGGAAAGATCGTTCAGTCTGTTCAAACAACTTTTACCAAGCAAGAGAAGCGTCGTGAAGATGACAAGGACCAGGAATTGATGATGATGATGTCGGGCAAGCTGGCAACTATGGTGCAACAAGCGCTGTTTGGCAAATTGAATGAAATCGCCAAACCTGACATCAATGACTATGACAGTGCATGGGTTGCCAAGATGCTTTCAGACAGTTTGTTGGTGGGCGACGATATTCATCCGCTTCCGCATCAGATTCAGCTTTTTGCAGAAAAGAAGGTTTTGGCGAAAGTGACGACGAAGGGGTATGTGCCTTCCGCCAATGCCAAGCAATACCAATATGTGGTTTGTAATGAGGGGGAGGCGAATGAGGAGAAATATGTCCTTACCCTAGAGCCGCTTACGATGACTGTGCTCAGCCAGATGGCAGGCATCCTTGCCACATCGCTCTTCATCATGCTCATCCTGGCTTTCGTCTTCTGGTTCCTGATTCATACGATGCTCAAGCAGAAGACGCTTGATGAGATGAAAAGTGATTTCACCAATAATATCACGCACGAATTGAAGACTCCGATAGCCGTAGCCTATGCTGCCACCGACTCCCTGCTGAACTACGGAATGCTCCAGCATCCTGATAAGGCGCGCAAGTATCTCACCATCGCCCAGAAGCAGTTGAAGACGCTCAGCGGATTGGTGGAACAGATTCTGTCGATGAGTATGGAACGACGGAAATCGATGCTTCTCAATATTGTGGAAGTTCCAATGAAGGAGGTGATTGAACCATTAATCTCCCAGCATCAGCTGAAAGTGAAATCAGAAGAAAGAACGGATAAAAAGGTGAATATTTCGTTGTCCGTAAAACCGGAAAATCTGATGGTTCATGCCGACCGGATGCATTTCTCAAACATCGTGAGCAATCTCATAGACAATGCCATCAAGTATTCTGAAGATAGCGTGAATATAGAAATCAAGGCTTTCCAAAAAGCCGAGGATGAAGTGCTGGTTTCCGTATCAGATAATGGAATCGGTATTGACCACGATAAATTGCCTTATATTTTCGACAAGTTCTATCGGGTGACGGATGGCAATAAATATACGGTCAAGGGCTATGGTCTCGGCCTTTTCTATGTCAAGAGCCTGATGGAGAAAATGGGCGGTTCTGTTTCCGTAGAAAGCGATCCGGGAAAAGGAAGCTGCTTTACCCTGCATTTTCTTAAAGGTAAAAAGGTAAAAGGAACCTAG
- a CDS encoding outer membrane beta-barrel protein, protein MKRLVILSACLAISLAGWAQGNKNDSLRMDSIIHSLPDVMVKGNRPIVKVKGAALNYDLPQLIKNHPVDNAYEAIKQLPGVSEQDEALTLNAQSVTVMIDGKTSTMTSEQLYSLLKTIPTSRIANAEVIYSAPARYQVKGQVINLLLKHNTGFHSLQGEFFGGYTHQNRNSYTERASLLFTNKKWEIDMLYSFGHGKRYYYYENEFAHTLTDGTSYAFSTHSDNNKRHLNHNIRLGINYHLAKNHQLSFAYTSQFNNTRGTSEDDGDFTSLLRIHAKSQFHNFRLDYSTPFGFSAGAEYTYYNSPDEQWLKSSLYDEIYDITSQQRIDKWHAYLKQEHDLGKDWGLNYGINYTTSRDKSSQENNNKSFDGNTFQNEDQMSFYIGASKSFGQKLTMEASLMEEYYHTPIWNEWNLFPTLSITYLPKAGHIIQFDLDCDRDYPTYWSVKNFTTYNAGGYGKIVGNPTLKPSRDLSLSLTYILHSRYVASFFFNNSKDEFRQLPYQSDTKKEMEYKHVNFDHVNQVGLMLTAPINIGNWWQNRLTFTGVYQNDKNSQFYDLPFDRSKWFCLSQWNGTFLFGKHVLLNLDASVRTDAIQGIIDIPASGYLNAALTWKPLKDDKLQLKAYCNDIFETGDNHLHDTYRGQHVINKMYFGRIIGLSLTYRFGGYKAKQHEEVDTSRFGK, encoded by the coding sequence ATGAAAAGATTGGTTATATTAAGCGCTTGCCTGGCGATCAGTCTTGCCGGCTGGGCACAAGGAAACAAAAATGATTCCCTGAGAATGGACAGCATCATCCATTCCCTCCCCGATGTGATGGTAAAAGGCAACCGACCTATCGTAAAGGTGAAAGGAGCGGCATTAAACTATGACCTGCCTCAACTCATCAAAAACCATCCGGTGGATAATGCCTATGAAGCCATCAAGCAACTGCCTGGCGTGAGCGAACAAGATGAAGCCTTGACTCTCAACGCCCAATCCGTAACCGTGATGATAGACGGCAAAACTTCCACCATGACCAGCGAACAGCTCTATTCGCTTCTGAAAACGATTCCTACCAGCCGCATCGCCAACGCCGAAGTCATCTATTCTGCCCCAGCCCGCTATCAGGTAAAGGGACAGGTCATCAACCTCCTGCTGAAGCACAACACAGGCTTTCACTCCCTGCAAGGCGAGTTCTTCGGCGGCTACACCCACCAGAACCGCAACAGTTACACAGAGCGCGCCTCCCTGCTCTTCACCAATAAGAAATGGGAAATAGACATGCTCTACTCCTTCGGTCATGGCAAGAGATATTATTATTATGAAAATGAGTTTGCCCACACCTTGACGGATGGCACTTCCTATGCCTTCTCTACACATAGCGACAACAACAAACGCCATCTCAACCATAACATCCGACTGGGAATCAACTATCATCTGGCGAAGAATCATCAGCTCAGCTTTGCCTACACCTCACAATTCAATAACACGAGAGGAACTTCAGAGGATGATGGCGATTTCACATCCCTTCTCAGAATCCATGCCAAGAGTCAGTTTCATAATTTCCGTCTGGATTACTCCACACCATTCGGTTTCTCGGCAGGAGCAGAATACACCTATTATAATTCACCGGATGAACAATGGCTAAAAAGCAGTCTCTACGATGAAATCTACGACATCACAAGCCAGCAGCGAATCGACAAATGGCACGCTTACCTCAAGCAGGAGCACGACTTAGGAAAAGACTGGGGCTTGAACTACGGCATCAATTACACCACATCAAGAGACAAGAGCTCGCAGGAGAACAACAACAAGTCTTTTGATGGCAACACCTTTCAAAACGAAGACCAAATGAGTTTCTACATCGGAGCCAGCAAGTCGTTCGGACAAAAACTCACGATGGAAGCATCGCTCATGGAAGAATATTACCACACCCCAATCTGGAATGAGTGGAACCTCTTCCCTACACTCTCCATCACCTATCTTCCAAAGGCTGGACACATCATCCAATTCGACCTGGATTGCGACAGAGACTACCCTACTTATTGGTCGGTGAAGAACTTCACCACCTATAATGCGGGCGGATATGGAAAAATTGTAGGAAACCCGACGTTGAAGCCTTCACGAGACCTCAGCCTCTCGCTTACCTACATTCTGCACAGCAGATATGTGGCAAGTTTCTTCTTCAACAACTCGAAAGATGAATTCCGTCAGCTTCCTTACCAGAGCGACACGAAGAAGGAGATGGAATACAAGCATGTCAACTTCGACCATGTAAACCAGGTAGGTTTGATGCTCACAGCCCCAATCAACATAGGCAACTGGTGGCAGAATCGCCTTACTTTTACTGGCGTTTATCAGAACGACAAGAATTCCCAATTCTATGATCTTCCATTCGACCGCAGCAAATGGTTCTGTCTATCCCAGTGGAACGGCACTTTTCTCTTTGGCAAGCATGTGCTTCTCAACCTCGATGCTTCCGTTCGTACCGACGCCATCCAAGGAATCATCGACATCCCAGCCTCAGGCTATCTCAACGCAGCCCTCACCTGGAAGCCTCTCAAGGACGACAAGCTTCAGCTGAAAGCCTACTGCAACGACATCTTCGAGACGGGCGACAACCATCTGCATGATACCTATCGAGGTCAGCACGTCATCAACAAAATGTACTTTGGCAGAATCATCGGCCTCTCCCTCACCTATCGTTTCGGCGGCTACAAGGCCAAGCAGCATGAAGAAGTAGATACTTCCAGATTCGGGAAATAA
- a CDS encoding RagB/SusD family nutrient uptake outer membrane protein, translated as MKRYRFLFLLLAALSMTSCLDEHPKDQLDEDAIYGSASDIYINAVASLYNYIGGANESEGIQGTCRGIYDYNTLTTDEAMIPIRGGDWYDGGLWNAMYQHRWSADDQSLYDTWKYLYKVIVLANKSLDVISNKSALLSAAQQEEYRAEIRAIRAMFYYYAMDMFGRVPLVLSSAEQLHSSLFQGQTDRSSIFQFVFQELQQVLPSLPDQHSNKEGNYYGRITQPVVNFLLAKLALNAEIYMYDDWTQGYASRPKGSDIHFSVPASDASLRNGDKVDCRKLNAWETCIYYCDKLAEEGYVLESDDSFNFSTHNETSKENIFTIPMDKNIYTNQFHYLFRSYHYTHGGVLGWGSENGTCATISTMKANHYGEADEDARCKMNFVAGVVKVDGHELLMDNGKPLEYQPFEVAQNLTNSKFVKTAGARMAKYEVDRTSYMDGKLQSNDIVLFRYADVLLMKAEAKVRNGENGDEELNRIRARVGMPYRKATLDNILEERLLELVWEGWRRQDLIRFGKFTGAYDLRTPLQGESSGYTTVFPIPQKCIDLNSELVQNKGYVNILK; from the coding sequence ATGAAACGATATAGATTTTTATTTCTGCTGCTGGCGGCATTGTCTATGACATCCTGCCTGGACGAACATCCTAAGGATCAGTTGGACGAGGATGCCATCTATGGTTCTGCATCTGATATTTATATCAATGCCGTGGCTTCTCTCTATAATTATATAGGTGGAGCTAACGAGAGTGAGGGCATCCAGGGCACCTGCCGTGGCATTTACGATTATAATACGCTGACCACCGATGAGGCGATGATTCCGATTCGAGGCGGCGACTGGTATGATGGTGGCCTCTGGAATGCCATGTACCAGCATCGGTGGAGTGCCGATGACCAGTCTCTTTATGATACGTGGAAGTACCTTTATAAGGTTATCGTGCTGGCTAATAAGTCTTTGGATGTTATCAGCAACAAGTCGGCCCTGCTTTCTGCCGCACAGCAGGAGGAATATCGGGCTGAGATAAGAGCCATCCGGGCTATGTTCTATTACTATGCTATGGACATGTTCGGTCGGGTTCCATTGGTCCTTTCCAGTGCAGAACAGCTCCATTCCAGCCTGTTCCAAGGTCAGACAGATCGCAGTTCTATCTTCCAGTTTGTCTTTCAGGAGTTGCAGCAGGTATTGCCTTCACTTCCCGACCAGCACAGCAATAAGGAAGGCAATTATTATGGTCGCATCACCCAGCCGGTAGTCAACTTTCTGTTGGCGAAATTGGCTTTGAATGCAGAAATCTATATGTATGATGACTGGACCCAGGGTTATGCGAGCCGTCCGAAGGGAAGTGACATTCATTTCTCTGTGCCGGCTTCTGATGCCTCTTTGCGCAATGGCGATAAGGTGGACTGCAGGAAGTTGAATGCCTGGGAAACCTGCATTTATTATTGTGATAAACTGGCAGAAGAAGGCTATGTCCTGGAGTCGGATGATTCATTCAATTTCTCTACGCATAATGAGACATCGAAGGAGAATATCTTCACGATTCCGATGGATAAGAATATCTATACCAACCAGTTCCATTATCTCTTCCGCTCTTACCATTATACACATGGCGGTGTTTTGGGATGGGGAAGTGAGAATGGCACCTGTGCTACGATTTCTACGATGAAAGCCAATCATTATGGCGAGGCTGATGAAGATGCCCGTTGCAAGATGAACTTTGTGGCGGGAGTGGTAAAGGTAGATGGTCATGAACTGCTGATGGATAATGGAAAGCCGTTGGAGTATCAGCCTTTTGAAGTGGCTCAAAACCTGACCAACAGTAAGTTTGTCAAGACGGCTGGAGCGAGGATGGCGAAGTATGAGGTGGATAGAACCTCTTATATGGACGGCAAGTTGCAGAGTAACGACATAGTTCTTTTCCGATATGCAGATGTTTTATTGATGAAGGCAGAGGCAAAGGTCCGAAACGGAGAGAATGGTGATGAGGAGTTGAATAGGATTCGTGCCCGTGTGGGAATGCCTTACCGTAAGGCTACGCTCGATAACATTCTGGAAGAGCGGTTGCTGGAGTTGGTATGGGAAGGATGGCGTCGTCAGGATCTCATCCGTTTCGGCAAATTCACCGGTGCCTACGATCTCCGTACGCCTCTTCAGGGTGAATCCTCCGGCTACACCACCGTCTTCCCGATTCCTCAGAAATGCATCGATTTAAATTCTGAATTGGTACAGAATAAGGGATATGTCAATATTTTGAAGTAA
- a CDS encoding SusC/RagA family TonB-linked outer membrane protein: MILAPQTLSAQSVNIEGLDSLRLSGSVSVVEPELLKKGVLNNALDALSGQTAGVNVTTNGLDRIAMLNSVRVRGTTSIMGGNDPLVIIDGVTSDVATLATIYPADIESFTVLKNASETALYGSRGASGVIQVKTKKGTDKGFQISYEGNYGIEAMYKSMEMLNAAEYIAAAQKYGLEYNNKGYDTNFRKAITRTGNIQNHYLAFSGGTPQSNYRASFGYIDHNTIIRSKGYRNLVAKIDVTQKAFGDKLTGDFGVFGSSFKNNDIFDSQMLFYSADAMNPTYPYDKLNGSWVKNGAASQVNPPGAVLKERDDTKNMNFNAHLKLNYDMTNSLSVSAFGAYSYASNENNQFCPTWLWAQGNLYRGEFKSEDWLANVSFNYQHSWGIHNLKAMVGAEYQKDIRTGFWTSAKGITNNDMYYHNIGAAASRPFGGTDSKYEDPTLASVMGNVDYTLYNKYSLSVSMRGDGSSMVGNDHTWGFFPSVSLSWDMKQEKWLRSLKEITMLKLRTGYGRSGNLGGISSYTTLNTVRQNGIVSVNSSPTVTMGMISNNNPDLKWETRATWNIGADLGLWNNRLVLTAEYYYSKTTDMLYAYDVPVPPFAYDKLLANLGSMSNQGLEVGVSFTPIQKKDMELNINMNLSWQKNKLLSLSGEYDGMQMSAADITAMGALSGAGQHGGYNNVVYQIVGQPLGVFYLPHCKGIIEDGNGHYRYDIEDLDKNGTVDLSDGGDRYIAGQATPKVTLGSNISFRYRDWYLSLQMNGAFGHKIFNGTGLAYTNMSSFPDYNVLKGAPEKNIVDQNVSDYWLEKGDYLNLENLTLGYDIPIRKGVVQSLRVSASVNNLATISSYSGLTPMINSYVVNSTMGIDDKRTYPVYRTFSLGLSVQF; this comes from the coding sequence ATGATTCTTGCACCCCAAACCCTCAGTGCTCAGTCTGTGAACATCGAAGGCTTAGACTCTCTGCGCTTATCAGGTTCGGTGAGCGTGGTGGAACCTGAACTTCTGAAGAAGGGTGTGCTCAATAATGCACTGGATGCCCTGAGCGGACAGACGGCAGGTGTTAACGTCACTACAAACGGTCTTGACCGTATCGCTATGTTGAACTCCGTCCGCGTTCGTGGTACGACTTCTATCATGGGCGGCAATGATCCTCTGGTGATTATTGATGGTGTTACATCTGATGTGGCAACGCTTGCCACAATCTATCCCGCCGATATCGAGAGCTTTACGGTACTGAAGAATGCCAGCGAAACGGCACTCTATGGTTCCCGTGGTGCTTCGGGCGTTATCCAGGTAAAGACCAAGAAGGGTACGGATAAGGGATTTCAGATTTCTTACGAGGGAAACTATGGTATAGAGGCGATGTACAAAAGTATGGAGATGCTCAATGCCGCCGAATACATAGCTGCTGCACAGAAGTATGGGCTGGAGTATAACAATAAGGGATATGATACCAATTTCCGCAAGGCGATTACCCGAACCGGAAATATCCAGAACCATTATCTGGCCTTCAGCGGTGGCACTCCGCAGAGCAACTACCGCGCTTCTTTTGGCTATATCGACCATAACACGATAATTCGGAGCAAGGGCTATCGTAATCTGGTGGCTAAGATTGATGTCACCCAGAAGGCATTTGGCGATAAACTGACGGGAGATTTCGGCGTGTTCGGTTCGTCTTTCAAGAACAATGATATCTTCGACAGTCAGATGCTTTTCTATTCTGCCGATGCCATGAATCCTACTTATCCTTATGATAAGCTGAACGGCAGTTGGGTGAAGAATGGGGCTGCATCTCAGGTGAATCCTCCCGGTGCCGTGCTCAAGGAGCGTGATGATACGAAGAATATGAACTTCAATGCTCATCTGAAGTTGAACTATGATATGACAAATTCTCTGAGTGTTTCTGCTTTCGGAGCATACAGTTATGCTTCCAACGAGAACAACCAGTTCTGTCCTACCTGGCTTTGGGCGCAGGGCAATCTCTATCGTGGGGAGTTCAAGAGCGAGGACTGGCTTGCCAATGTATCGTTTAACTATCAGCATTCGTGGGGAATCCACAATCTGAAGGCAATGGTGGGTGCAGAATATCAGAAGGATATTCGAACGGGATTCTGGACTTCTGCGAAGGGAATCACCAACAACGACATGTATTACCATAATATAGGTGCTGCTGCATCACGGCCTTTCGGTGGGACAGACAGCAAGTACGAAGATCCGACCCTGGCTTCTGTGATGGGCAATGTCGACTACACCTTATATAATAAGTATAGTCTTTCGGTTTCCATGCGTGGCGATGGTTCTTCGATGGTGGGCAATGACCATACCTGGGGTTTCTTCCCATCCGTCTCTCTTTCCTGGGATATGAAGCAGGAGAAATGGCTCCGTTCTCTCAAGGAAATTACCATGCTGAAACTGCGTACGGGCTATGGACGCTCAGGTAATCTTGGCGGAATATCTTCTTATACCACTTTGAATACGGTACGGCAGAATGGTATTGTTTCGGTGAACAGTTCTCCTACGGTTACGATGGGAATGATTAGCAATAACAATCCTGATCTGAAGTGGGAAACCCGCGCTACCTGGAATATCGGAGCTGATTTGGGATTGTGGAACAACCGGCTGGTTCTGACGGCAGAATATTACTATTCCAAGACCACCGACATGCTCTATGCCTATGATGTGCCGGTTCCGCCTTTTGCCTATGATAAACTGTTGGCAAACCTGGGTTCTATGAGCAACCAGGGTTTGGAGGTCGGCGTTTCCTTCACTCCTATCCAGAAGAAGGACATGGAACTGAATATCAATATGAATCTCTCCTGGCAGAAGAACAAACTTCTCTCGCTGAGTGGTGAATATGACGGAATGCAGATGTCGGCAGCCGATATTACTGCGATGGGTGCCTTGTCGGGTGCCGGTCAGCATGGTGGTTACAACAATGTGGTCTATCAGATAGTTGGTCAGCCTTTGGGGGTATTCTATCTTCCTCATTGCAAGGGAATTATAGAAGATGGAAATGGGCATTACCGCTATGATATCGAAGATTTGGACAAGAACGGAACCGTAGATTTGAGTGATGGCGGTGACAGATATATTGCCGGTCAGGCTACTCCTAAAGTAACGTTGGGTTCCAATATCAGTTTCCGTTATCGCGACTGGTATCTTTCATTGCAGATGAACGGAGCCTTCGGACATAAGATATTCAATGGTACGGGCTTAGCCTACACCAATATGTCGAGTTTCCCGGATTATAATGTGCTGAAGGGAGCTCCTGAGAAGAATATCGTTGACCAGAATGTTTCTGATTATTGGCTGGAGAAGGGCGATTATCTCAACTTAGAGAATCTCACGCTGGGCTATGATATCCCTATCCGAAAGGGCGTGGTGCAGTCGCTCAGAGTTTCGGCGAGTGTCAACAATCTTGCCACCATCAGCAGTTACAGCGGCTTGACTCCGATGATTAACAGCTACGTGGTGAACAGTACGATGGGTATTGATGATAAGCGGACTTATCCTGTTTACAGAACCTTCTCATTGGGTTTAAGTGTTCAATTCTAA
- a CDS encoding Hsp20/alpha crystallin family protein — translation MLLARRNNDSDWLSNFFDDTLFNTEVMSRMNATAPAINIKETDKNYIMEVAAPGLKKEWVRVNIDNDGNLNIAIENKMEHKDEDKHEHYLRREFSYSNYQQCYTLPEDADREKISAKVADGILEVEIPKLTPKEEAKTTKNIEVK, via the coding sequence ATGTTGTTAGCACGTAGAAATAATGATTCAGATTGGTTGAGTAACTTCTTTGATGATACTTTATTCAATACCGAAGTAATGTCACGTATGAATGCTACTGCTCCTGCCATTAACATCAAGGAGACAGATAAGAATTACATCATGGAGGTTGCAGCTCCTGGTTTGAAGAAAGAGTGGGTTCGTGTAAACATCGATAACGATGGTAATCTGAACATCGCCATCGAGAACAAGATGGAACACAAGGATGAAGACAAGCACGAGCACTATCTGCGCCGCGAATTCTCTTACAGCAACTACCAGCAGTGTTATACGCTGCCTGAGGATGCTGATCGTGAGAAGATTTCAGCAAAGGTAGCTGATGGTATACTCGAGGTCGAGATTCCAAAGCTTACTCCTAAGGAGGAGGCTAAGACAACAAAGAACATCGAAGTCAAATAA